A portion of the Citrobacter rodentium NBRC 105723 = DSM 16636 genome contains these proteins:
- the lpdA gene encoding dihydrolipoyl dehydrogenase produces the protein MSTEIKTQVVVLGAGPAGYSAAFRCADLGLETVIVERYNTLGGVCLNVGCIPSKALLHVAKVIEEAKALAEHGIVFGEPKTDIDKIRTWKEKVITQLTGGLAGMAKGRKVKVVNGLGKFTGANTLEVEGENGKTVINFDNAIIAAGSRPIQLPFIPHEDPRVWDSTDALELKEVPKRMLVMGGGIIGLEMGTVYHALGSEIDVVEMFDQVIPAADKDIVKVFTKRISKKFNLMLETKVTAVEAKEDGIYVSMEGKKAPAEAQRYDAVLVAIGRVPNGKNLDAGKAGVEVDDRGFIRVDKQLRTNVPHIFAIGDIVGQPMLAHKGVHEGHVAAEVIAGKKHYFDPKVIPSIAYTEPEVAWVGLTEKEAKEKGISYETATFPWAASGRAIASDCADGMTKLIFDKESHRVIGGAIVGTNGGELLGEIGLAIEMGCDAEDIALTIHAHPTLHESVGLAAEVFEGSITDLPNPKAKKK, from the coding sequence ATGAGTACTGAAATCAAAACTCAGGTCGTGGTACTTGGGGCAGGCCCGGCAGGTTACTCTGCTGCCTTCCGTTGCGCTGATTTAGGTCTGGAAACCGTCATCGTAGAACGTTACAACACCCTCGGCGGTGTTTGTCTGAACGTCGGCTGTATCCCTTCTAAAGCGCTGCTGCACGTAGCGAAAGTTATCGAAGAAGCCAAAGCGCTGGCTGAACACGGTATCGTCTTCGGCGAGCCGAAAACCGATATCGACAAGATTCGTACCTGGAAAGAGAAAGTTATCACTCAGCTGACCGGTGGTCTGGCGGGTATGGCCAAAGGCCGTAAAGTGAAAGTGGTAAACGGTCTGGGTAAATTTACCGGGGCGAACACCCTGGAAGTTGAAGGTGAAAACGGCAAAACCGTGATCAACTTCGACAACGCAATCATCGCGGCGGGTTCCCGTCCGATCCAGCTGCCGTTTATTCCGCACGAAGATCCGCGCGTCTGGGACTCCACCGATGCTCTGGAACTGAAAGAAGTACCGAAGCGTATGCTGGTTATGGGCGGCGGTATTATCGGTCTGGAAATGGGCACCGTTTACCATGCGCTGGGTTCAGAGATCGACGTGGTGGAAATGTTCGACCAGGTTATCCCGGCGGCGGATAAAGACATCGTTAAAGTCTTCACCAAACGCATCAGCAAGAAGTTCAACCTGATGCTGGAAACCAAAGTCACCGCCGTTGAAGCGAAAGAAGATGGTATCTACGTTTCGATGGAAGGTAAAAAAGCGCCTGCCGAAGCGCAGCGTTACGACGCGGTGCTGGTGGCGATCGGTCGCGTGCCGAACGGTAAAAACCTCGACGCAGGCAAGGCTGGCGTTGAAGTGGACGACCGCGGCTTTATCCGCGTCGACAAACAGCTGCGCACCAACGTGCCGCACATCTTCGCTATCGGCGATATCGTCGGTCAGCCGATGCTGGCGCACAAAGGCGTGCATGAAGGCCATGTGGCCGCTGAAGTTATCGCCGGTAAGAAACACTACTTCGATCCGAAAGTGATCCCGTCTATCGCCTACACCGAGCCGGAAGTGGCATGGGTGGGTCTGACCGAGAAAGAAGCGAAAGAGAAAGGCATTAGCTATGAAACCGCCACCTTCCCGTGGGCGGCGTCTGGCCGTGCTATCGCTTCCGACTGCGCAGACGGTATGACCAAGCTGATTTTCGACAAAGAGTCTCACCGTGTTATCGGTGGCGCGATTGTCGGGACCAACGGCGGCGAGCTGCTGGGTGAAATCGGTCTGGCGATCGAGATGGGCTGTGATGCGGAAGACATCGCGCTGACCATCCATGCTCACCCGACGCTGCACGAGTCCGTAGGGCTGGCGGCAGAAGTGTTTGAAGGCAGCATTACCGACCTGCCAAACCCGAAAGCGAAGAAGAAGTAA